Genomic window (Lates calcarifer isolate ASB-BC8 unplaced genomic scaffold, TLL_Latcal_v3 _unitig_5877_quiver_1354, whole genome shotgun sequence):
GTCGCGGGCGGCGTTTCCTGCCAGCTCCAGGATCTCAGCGGTCAGGTACTCCAGCACCGCCGCCAGATACACCGGAGCTCCGGCACCAACGCGCTCAGCGTAGTTCCCCTTCCTCAGCAGCCTGTGGACACGACCCACCGGGAACTGAAGACCGGCACGAGAGGAGCGGGTCTTGGCCTTAGCTCTGGTCTTGCCGGCACCTTTTCCACGTCCAGACATGTTTTGAGATTATTTTCTTCGTCGAGTACGAGAGAAATGTACCCAACACTCTCTGACAGCCGACTTATATACCgaaccagctgctctctgattggtcacaCTGAGCGGTAACTATGATCCTCCAATCAGAGACGAGCTGACGTCATGAAGGCTCCCGCTTTTTCCTGGTTGAGAGCTTCGTTATAAAACATGGCGGGGTAAATTCActgtgaaatacatttaatcaagtcaataaaattcaaataaatacacGTAGATCGTGTTACATCAGATAAATCTGATAAAACTGTTTCAACAGACCAACAGACATCAGTCAACTCATTACAACAGTTTATCTTCGatgcttttcctctctgtctcactcagaGTTAAAGTACGGGTCACTTTAACGTTCTATACGTTACACTAgacactgtatacacacacacacacacacacacacacacacacacacacatatatatatatatatatatatatatagagagagagagagagagagacatataTAGACATATATAGACAGTAGACTAAG
Coding sequences:
- the LOC108877208 gene encoding histone H2A-like yields the protein MSGRGKGAGKTRAKAKTRSSRAGLQFPVGRVHRLLRKGNYAERVGAGAPVYLAAVLEYLTAEILELAGNAARDNKKTRIIPRHLQLAVRNDEELNKLLGGVTIAQGGVLPNIQAVLLPKKTEKPAKK